A single Mustela lutreola isolate mMusLut2 chromosome X, mMusLut2.pri, whole genome shotgun sequence DNA region contains:
- the SPRY3 gene encoding protein sprouty homolog 3: MDAAVTDDFQQILPIEQLRSTHASNDYVERPPAPRKQALSSPSLAVHTHKSDWSLATMPPALPRSLSQCHQLQPLPQHLSQSSIASSMSQSTTASDQRLLASITPSPSGQSIIRTQPGAGAHPKVDGALKGEAEHSAGHSGEHLFICEECGRCKCVLCTAARPLPSCWLCNQRCLCSAESLLDYGTCLCCVKGLFYHCSTDDEDNCADEPCSCGPSSCFVRWAAMSLISLFLPCLCCYLPTRGCLRLCQQGYDSLRRPGCRCKRHTNTVCRKISSGSAPFPKAQEKSV, from the coding sequence ATGGATGCCGCCGTGACGGACGACTTCCAACAGATCCTCCCGATTGAGCAGCTGCGCTCTACTCATGCTAGCAATGATTACGTGGAGCGGCCCCCGGCCCCCCGTAAGCAGGccctctccagcccctcccttgCAGTGCACACTCACAAGTCCGACTGGTCCCTGGCCACCATGCCTCCTGCTCTTCCCCGCAGTCTCAGCCAGTGCCACCAACTGCAGCCCTTGCCTCAGCATCTGAGCCAATCCAGCATCGCCAGCTCCATGTCCCAGAGCACCACTGCCTCTGACCAAAGGCTCTTGGCCAGCATCACGCCCTCACCTTCAGGCCAGTCCATCATCCGAACCCAGCCCGGAGCAGGGGCCCACCCAAAGGTCGACGGTGCTCtgaagggagaagctgagcacTCCGCAGGGCACTCCGGGGAGCACCTCTTCATTTGCGAGGAGTGTGGGCGCTGCAAATGTGTCCTCTGCACAGCGGCTCGTCCTCTCCCCTCCTGCTGGCTGTGCAACCAACGTTGCCTTTGCTCTGCTGAGAGCCTCCTCGACTACGGCACATGTCTCTGCTGCGTTAAGGGCCTCTTCTACCACTGCTCCACCGACGACGAAGACAACTGCGCCGACGAGCCCTGCTCCTGCGGGCCCAGCTCGTGCTTCGTCCGCTGGGCAGCCAtgagcctcatctccctcttcctcccttgcCTGTGCTGCTACCTGCCTACCCGTGGATGCCTCCGTCTGTGCCAGCAGGGCTACGACAGCCTCCGGCGACCAGGCTGCCGCTGTAAGAGGCACACCAACACTGTGTGCAGAAAAATCTCTTCTGGTAGTGCACCATTCCCCAAGGCCCAGGAGAAGTCCGTATGA